Proteins found in one Ctenopharyngodon idella isolate HZGC_01 chromosome 16, HZGC01, whole genome shotgun sequence genomic segment:
- the txnipb gene encoding thioredoxin interacting protein b isoform X1 has protein sequence MGVLTKKPKTFEVQFSDPKKSKYSGGDKVAGRVVVEVAEVVQISAVKLFGIGCAKVDYNKGKLHCREEIDYLKYEEILHLDHQPTDADGSITLRPGNKYEFMFGFELPQAGCLVSSYVGKFGKVQYYVKAVIEKSGQPYGECKRYFDVEEPIDVNTQELMAPVTGAKHKKVTCMFIPDGSVSVAARIGRKGYSEGEDICIDAQFENACSRIVVPKAAIIAKHIYLANGRTKVFQEKLTSVRGDHIISGMRDVWRGRVVRVPKLKPTILGCDIIHVDYSLRISVHIPGSEKLILELPLVIGTIPYNGMNSRTSSMSSQDGSATSSACVSLPSSPPSYSEISRDNRMDSSFIPLLDDYDEDDSPIFMRISEYQLPPPPAYTEQN, from the exons ATGGGCGTACTGACAAAGAAACCCAAGACCTTCGAGGTTCAGTTCAGTGACCCAAAAAAGAGCAAGTATAGCGGCGGAGATAAAGTGGCCGGGCGGGTGGTCGTGGAGGTGGCGGAGGTGGTACAGATTTCCGCCGTTAAGCTGTTCGGAATCGGATGCGCTAAAGTCGATTATAATAAAGGAAAGCTGCACTGCAGAGAGGAGATTGACTACCTGAAATATGAAGAAATTCTTCACCTCGATCATCAGCCAACAg ATGCAGATGGCTCCATCACTCTCAGGCCTGGAAACAAATACGAGTTCATGTTTGGTTTTGAACTTCCTCAGGCAGG GTGCCTAGTTTCCTCGTATGTGGGAAAGTTTGGCAAAGTCCAGTACTACGTGAAGGCTGTCATAGAGAAATCAGGTCAGCCGTATGGGGAATGCAAGCGATATTTCGATGTAGAGGAACCCATTGATGTCAATACCCAAGAGCTCATG GCTCCAGTTACAGGAGCAAAACACAAGAAAGTCACCTGCATGTTTATTCCCGATGGCAGTGTTTCCGTGGCCGCTCGCATAGGCCGGAAGGGTTACAGCGAAGGAGAAGACATTTGCATTGACGCTCAGTTCGAGAACGCCTGCTCTCGGATCGTCGTTCCTAAAGCCGCCATCATAGCCAAGCACATTTATCTGGCGAACGGCCGCACCAAAGTGTTTCAAGAGAAACTCACTTCTGTCAGGGGCGACCACATCATATCTGGCATGCGTGATGTGTGGCGGGGGAGAGTCGTCCGTGTGCCCAAGCTAAAGCCCACAATCCTGGGCTGTGATATTATCCACGTTGACTACTCTCTAAGG ATCTCAGTGCACATCCCAGGAAGTGAGAAGCTGATCCTAGAACTGCCTCTGGTCATCGGGACGATCCCCTACAACGGCATGAACAGTCGCACTAGCAGCATGAGCAGCCAGGATGGCAGTGCCACCTCCAGCGCCTGCGTATCGCTCCCATCTTCTCCGCCTAGTTACAGCGAGATCTCCCGGGATAACCGCATGGATAGTTCCTTCATTCCTCTCCTGGATGATTACGACGAGGATGACAGTCCTATCTTCATGCGCATTAGCGAGTATCAGCTTCCACCCCCCCCAGCATACACtgag CAGAACTGA
- the txnipb gene encoding thioredoxin interacting protein b isoform X2, producing MGVLTKKPKTFEVQFSDPKKSKYSGGDKVAGRVVVEVAEVVQISAVKLFGIGCAKVDYNKGKLHCREEIDYLKYEEILHLDHQPTDADGSITLRPGNKYEFMFGFELPQAGCLVSSYVGKFGKVQYYVKAVIEKSGQPYGECKRYFDVEEPIDVNTQELMAPVTGAKHKKVTCMFIPDGSVSVAARIGRKGYSEGEDICIDAQFENACSRIVVPKAAIIAKHIYLANGRTKVFQEKLTSVRGDHIISGMRDVWRGRVVRVPKLKPTILGCDIIHVDYSLRISVHIPGSEKLILELPLVIGTIPYNGMNSRTSSMSSQDGSATSSACVSLPSSPPSYSEISRDNRMDSSFIPLLDDYDEDDSPIFMRISEYQLPPPPAYTEN from the exons ATGGGCGTACTGACAAAGAAACCCAAGACCTTCGAGGTTCAGTTCAGTGACCCAAAAAAGAGCAAGTATAGCGGCGGAGATAAAGTGGCCGGGCGGGTGGTCGTGGAGGTGGCGGAGGTGGTACAGATTTCCGCCGTTAAGCTGTTCGGAATCGGATGCGCTAAAGTCGATTATAATAAAGGAAAGCTGCACTGCAGAGAGGAGATTGACTACCTGAAATATGAAGAAATTCTTCACCTCGATCATCAGCCAACAg ATGCAGATGGCTCCATCACTCTCAGGCCTGGAAACAAATACGAGTTCATGTTTGGTTTTGAACTTCCTCAGGCAGG GTGCCTAGTTTCCTCGTATGTGGGAAAGTTTGGCAAAGTCCAGTACTACGTGAAGGCTGTCATAGAGAAATCAGGTCAGCCGTATGGGGAATGCAAGCGATATTTCGATGTAGAGGAACCCATTGATGTCAATACCCAAGAGCTCATG GCTCCAGTTACAGGAGCAAAACACAAGAAAGTCACCTGCATGTTTATTCCCGATGGCAGTGTTTCCGTGGCCGCTCGCATAGGCCGGAAGGGTTACAGCGAAGGAGAAGACATTTGCATTGACGCTCAGTTCGAGAACGCCTGCTCTCGGATCGTCGTTCCTAAAGCCGCCATCATAGCCAAGCACATTTATCTGGCGAACGGCCGCACCAAAGTGTTTCAAGAGAAACTCACTTCTGTCAGGGGCGACCACATCATATCTGGCATGCGTGATGTGTGGCGGGGGAGAGTCGTCCGTGTGCCCAAGCTAAAGCCCACAATCCTGGGCTGTGATATTATCCACGTTGACTACTCTCTAAGG ATCTCAGTGCACATCCCAGGAAGTGAGAAGCTGATCCTAGAACTGCCTCTGGTCATCGGGACGATCCCCTACAACGGCATGAACAGTCGCACTAGCAGCATGAGCAGCCAGGATGGCAGTGCCACCTCCAGCGCCTGCGTATCGCTCCCATCTTCTCCGCCTAGTTACAGCGAGATCTCCCGGGATAACCGCATGGATAGTTCCTTCATTCCTCTCCTGGATGATTACGACGAGGATGACAGTCCTATCTTCATGCGCATTAGCGAGTATCAGCTTCCACCCCCCCCAGCATACACtgag AACTGA
- the hjv gene encoding hemojuvelin, which produces MGMAASAVRGNHSHTTWKHIVIIVTTVLLFSAPSVCAQCRILRCNSDFVAATLEMGVIGSGGKDGANAGYCSALRSYALCTQRTARACRGDLAYHSAVQGIEDLLIQHRCPKTGPTAQPRPLPQAPLSGDGCFYEKGFIQREGRAPEYLHCGVFGDPHIRTFNDEFQTCTVQGAWPLIDNQYMYIQATSTPTRGSSYTTILTKITVILKNWRECAELQIYQAELDNVPPAFVDGSVTSGDRRGHQSLRIHSHDPGRHAEIWATHIGTTLVVRQVGQSLSLSVRSPRAIVESYTPEQDLQLCVWGCPVSQRLEMPHAHPSTPAYSHCSSLLPVRDVYFQACLFDLQVTGDVNSSASAVAALEDARAMISDPDRVHLLTDRAGTNLPSLPVVLALSVLTETLRHTILGPV; this is translated from the exons ATGGGAATGGCAGCATCAGCTGTCCGTGGGAATCATTCACACACAACATGGAAACACATTGTGATCATTGTTACAACGGTCCTGCTCTTTAGTGCTCCATCAG TGTGTGCACAGTGTCGAATCTTGAGATGCAACTCAGATTTCGTGGCTGCGACTCTGGAGATGGGCGTCATTGGAAGTGGGGGTAAGGATGGGGCTAATGCCGGCTACTGCAGCGCCCTGCGATCCTACGCACTCTGCACCCAGCGGACGGCCCGAGCCTGCCGTGGAGACCTGGCATACCACTCTGCCGTGCAGGGCATCGAGGACCTGCTCATCCAACACCGCTGCCCCAAAACAGGGCCCACAGCTCAGCCACGGCCCCTGCCCCAGGCACCTCTCTCAGGGGACGGATGCTTCTATGAGAAGGGGTTTATACAGAGGGAGGGCCGGGCCCCTGAGTACCTGCACTGCGGGGTGTTTGGGGACCCTCATATCCGCACCTTTAATGACGAGTTCCAGACATGTACAGTACAGGGCGCCTGGCCTCTCATAGACAACCAGTACATGTACATCCAGGCCACCAGCACGCCCACTAGAGGGAGCTCTTACACCACCATACTCACAAAG ATCACGGTTATCTTGAAGAACTGGCGTGAGTGTGCAGAGCTGCAGATATATCAAGCAGAGCTGGATAACGTTCCCCCGGCGTTTGTGGATGGTTCTGTGACCAGCGGTGATCGCAGAGGGCACCAGAGCCTGCGTATTCACTCTCACGACCCTGGACGACACGCTGAGATTTGGGCCACTCACATCGGGACAACGCTAGTGGTGCGTCAGGTCGGTCAGTCGCTGAGTCTGTCCGTCCGCTCCCCTCGTGCGATCGTGGAGTCCTATACACCTGAGCAGGACCTGCAGCTGTGCGTATGGGGGTGTCCAGTCTCACAGCGTCTGGAGATGCCACACGCGCATCCGTCCACGCCTGCATACTCACACTGCTCCTCACTGCTTCCGGTGCGGGATGTGTATTTCCAGGCTTGCCTGTTTGATCTACAGGTCACTGGGGACGTGAACTCCAGTGCATCAGCTGTGGCTGCTTTAGAGGACGCTCGTGCGATGATCTCTGACCCTGATAGGGTTCACTTGCTGACGGACAGGGCAGGTACCAACCTTCCATCACTGCCGGTGGTTCTGGCCTTAAGCGTCCTCACAGAGACCCTCAGACACACTATCTTGGGCCCAGTGTGA
- the polr3glb gene encoding RNA polymerase III subunit GL b: MAGRGRGQLTFSVEIVGIGKGENLPPSSVQPTPLFPPLDQKPVPLQTGEEAEYMLALKQEFRGAMKTLPFYIRPAAPKKDVERYSDKYQKTETTDNSLEWKPDWRRFPKELRVREKRPQRDKNPAVPKQPKQPRVDKEEIIRKLETLEQKEEEGSSDEEEGEKKKPEEEEAEGEEEYDEEEFEGETDYVMSYFDNEEEFGGDSDDNMDEAIY, translated from the exons ATGGCAGGAAGGGGCAGAGGGCAGCTTACTTTCTCTGTGGAGATTGTTGGAATCGGTAAAGGAGAAAATCTCCCTCCGTCCTCCGTCCAGCCGACCCCTCTATTCCCT CCTCTGGATCAGAAACCGGTGCCCTTGCAGACGGGTGAGGAGGCTGAGTACATGCTGGCACTCAAACAGGAGTTCAGAGGAGCCATGAAGACGCTCCCATTTTACATCCGTCCAGCTGCACCCAAGAAAG ATGTGGAGCGTTATTCTGACAAATACCAAAAAACGGAAACCACTGACAACAGTTTGGAATGGAAGCCAG actGGAGGCGTTTTCCGAAGGAGCTGCGCGTGAGGGAGAAGAGACCCCAGAGAGACA AAAACCCAGCTGTTCCCAAACAACCCAAACAGCCACGAGTGGACAAAGAGGAGATCATACGCAAACTGGAG ACTCTAGAGCAGAAAGAGGAAGAGGGGAGTTCTGATGAAGAGGAGGGAGAGAAAAAGAAGCCAGAAGAGGAAGAAGCTGAGGGAGAGGAGGAGTATGATGAAGAGGAATTTGAGGGT GAAACCGATTACGTCATGTCCTACTTTGACAATGAGGAGGAGTTTGGAGGGGACAGTGATGATAATATGGATGAAGCCATTTACTGA